The region TGATACCGGTTTGGCCGTACTCCTCATCGCCGGCCGCCAGAAACCAGATCGTCTGCTGCGGCCGCTCGCCGGATTCCAAAATTGTTTGCAGAGCAGCCACCATGGCGGCGAGCGAACCCTTATCATCGCATGCACCACGACCAAACACGACGTTCCCCTCGTGGCGCGGTCGAAATGCACGGTCCGGCCAATCGTCTGCCGGGACCGTATCAATGTGTGATTCAATCAGCGTGCCTGGTTCGCGCGCGTGGCCGGGTACGGTGACCAGCAGGCTTTCGTGAATCGGACTGCATGGTTGGCGTTCAAGTGGAACGTCGTAACGAGCAAAACGCTGCTCCAGGTATTCAATAACAGGCCGTTCGATGGGAGTGTTGCGACTGCAGGGACGTCCCATCGGATTGACGGTTGGCAGCGCAATCAGATCACCAAGCAGACTTGCAATCGCATCCAAACGGATTCCACTTGGCGTAGAGTCGCTCGGTAGTGGGTGCGATGACCGCATCGTAAGAACCCGTGGTTTTCCAATAACAGTCGTCAGCCAAAAAACACACTTTCGGCCGTGCGTTGGAGCAACCACTGACGATCTGAGGTCGGTACGAAATCGAGACGGTCGCGGATCAGCTCCAATGAAGCGGCATAAGTGTGAGGCGGCTGGAATTGAAAGGGGCTGTCCGTCGCCCACATCAGCCGCTGCGGGCCGAAGGCAGCCAAGAGACTTCGAATCAGTGGCGCGACGTCGGTATAGGGTGGCCCCAAGCTGCTGAGAAAGTAAAAGGCCGACAGTTTCACGTATACGTTTTTGTGCCGAGCCAGGCTGCACAGGTTTTGAATCTCGTCGGCATGGAACTGACCACCGCCTCGGATTCGGGCACAGTGGTCGATGACGACGCACGTTTCTGGAAACGCGCGGCACGTGCGATCAACGTCCGGCAGACGCGTGGCATCAATCAGCGGACACATCGCCATTTGTTCTTGGGCCGCGGTCTTCCACATCGCCCGCATGCCGACGCCGTCGAGCCAGCCGTTCTCTTTGCGGCTGCCAGGCGTTATCCGCACGCCACGCACGCCGGCCTGTTTCAACCGTCGCATCTCGGCAGCGGGGTCGGTGCCATGTTCATCGACTTGTGCGATTCCGGCGAACACGCCCGGATGCCGCCGAATGCTATCCAGCATGTAGGAATTATCGTATCCGTAGAAATTCATCTGAATGAGCACGATGCGATCGACACCCAGCGGGATGCACAGCTCCAACAGGTCGGCCGGAGTGAAACGCCGCGGTTTTATGCCTTCTCGTGTGAACCCAGCGGCGAATGGATAGCGCTCGAAGTCGTCCGTCCACACGTGTACGTGGGCGTCGATGAAGTGGCCGGCGGCCGGCGGGGCGTGCGTCGTCGTTCGATCTGCCATGTTCGCGTGCTTTCAGTTTGAGTCGCGCTTCTCGCCTCACGGTTCAGCCCGCGTTCGCTGCCGCTTCCAGCCGATCAACCCAACGCAGCACCTGCAAGGCATCCTCGTAGGTAGCGCCGAGAGGCACCGGCTCCAGCCCACGAACGACTCGGCAGAAGCAGCGAAGTTCCTCGGCCAACATCCCGCTGGGGCTGTTAGGCTCGGTATGAATCTCCAATGCCGATGGCCAGCGCGCCCGATCGTCCCACACATGCAGTGGACGCGGATTGGGTTGAATCCGTGCCGACCAACCCTGGCCAAACACTTCTAACCGGTCGAAGCCGTCGTCCGGCATCCCATCGGGCGTCAGGAAGGATGCGGTTAGCGAACACACGGCGCCGTTCGCCCAGCGCATTTGGGCGACCGCCAGGTCGCACGCGCCATCAGCGGCATAATGCGCCTGTGCCGAAAAATGTTGGGCTTCGGCGCGGTTCATCAACGCCAGCACACAATACAAATCGTGCACCATCAACAAATGGAACGGGCTCTCGCCGGGCAGCCTTTGCATCGTGGCAATTGGGCGATGGCGGACACTATCGATGAATGACAGCGGGCCCCGTTTGTGCACTTCGTTAAGCAGCTGTCGGAACTCGCTGTTGAACAGTACGATATGCCCCGCCATCAGCTGGCCGTTGTTTGCCGCCACAACGGGCCGCAACGATTCCGCGTCCGCAAGATGTTCAGCAAGCGGCTTTTCAACCAGCACATACCGGCCCGCGGCCAAGAGGGATTGTGTTATCGTAACGTGTGATGCAGTGGAACTAGCGACAACCCAAGCTTCGGCGTCGCACTCTTGGATGGCACGTGTGACGTCGCTCCATAGAGGTATATTCTTGAAGTCCCTTTGGGCCGCTTCGATCGCTTCTGCTCGTCGATCGACGAGTCCGACCAGCCTGGCTTCTGCCAATCCGCGCAACGTCAGCGCGTGCAGGCGGCCAAAATTTCCCAGACCTACAACGCCAATGAGAACTGGATCAATCATTGAAACTAAAAATCCGTGCTAACGTCAACCAGACGATTGCCCCGCTTCGAACGCTGCCAAATAGCTGCCGGAACCGGTCATCAGTGCGGATGCAGCGAGCACAATCAGTCCCGCGAATAACCACAGCCTTGTCGTGCGACTCGTTCCGGCCCATTCTCGAAACGCGAGTCCCCACAGGTTACTAAAGATGATGATGCAAACCATCAGTACTGACCAACCAGCAAATTTATATTCGCCAAGTTTCGTTTCGCCCATGCCGTAAAATAGCCACTGCATGAACCACAGAGAGCCAGCCAACGCGCAAAGCAGGTAGTTGATCGCCAAATGCATGCCGCCAGACCCCAGGAACGCCCCGATGGTGCGATTTCGAAATCCGAGAAACAGACACCACGCGCAGTTAGTGACAAAGCCACCCAATAGCACGACCGCAAATAACGGGGTGTTCTGCCAGATTTCGGGCGTGCCGTGCCGCAAGGCGGACTCGGAAATCGGTTTGCCATACGCAATACCAAATGCCATACAGGCGCTCATCACGCCGGAGACGACGGACATCAGGAGCCCTTGCACGAGATCAAATTCGCGAATCGATTCCTGTTTTTGTTCGCGAGACAGTTCCCCGTCCTTTAACATGCCTGCCTTGGCGCAAATCGCAATTCCGACCAACCCCACCAGCACGCTGACGAGCGTGATTCGGCCCGACGTTCGGTCTAACAATTCGTGGAACCGACCATCGAATGCCGGCGGCAACAACGTGCCCAACGCAGCGCATAAGCCAAGGGGAATTGCCCAGCCAAGCGACATCCCCAAGTAGCGCAGCGCCATGCCTCCCGTCAAACTGCCCACACCCCACAGGGCACCGAGAACGAACGTAAGCAGCAGCGAGAGAAGTGGTGTATCGGCGAGAATCTGCAGGAGATGTGGAGCAGTTAGCCAAGCGGCCAGCCAGGGACCGATTACCCAACTAACGACGCCGAATGCTAGCCAGTAGGTTTCCCACGCCCAGCCGCGAACTCGCTTGAATGGCGCGTAAAAACAGGCAGTGGCGATGCCCGCCAAAGTAATCAATGCCAGGCCGATTGCTGGGTTATTCGACATCGCAACCTTTATAGCGTTGTGCGTAAAAACAAATTCACTTCACTTGAAACCGCTTCCGCGCATCCCGCGATTCCCTCACGCCAATATCTCGCGCACGACGCTGCCGTACACATCGGTCAACCGGTAATCGCGTCCGGCGTGTCGATAGGTTAGCCGCTCGTGTTCCAAACCCAATAAATGGAGAATCGTGGCGTGCAGATCGTGGATGTGGACGCGACCGCTCATCACTTGATAACCGAACTCGTCGGTTTCACCGTAGCCGATACCGCCCCGCACGCCCCCGCCGGCAAGAAATGACGTGAAGCTTTGTGGCTGGTGCTCACGGCCGTGTTTCTCGATCGGTGCGGTGCCTGAAAGGTCTTGGCTCCACGGCGTGCGGCCAAATTCGCCCGACCAGATGACGAGCGTATCGTCCAGCAGTCCTCGGCGTTTCAAATCGGTGATCAACGCGGCAACCGGTTGGTCGGATGCCGCACACATTTTCGGCAAACCTCCGCGAATATCGCCGTGATGGTCCCAGCCATCCATCGTCACCTGCACGAATCGAACACCGGCTTCGCACAGCCGGCGTGCCAACAGGCAAGCCCGGCCGTTCTTATCCGTGGGGTCCGTGCCCACGCCATAGAGCGAAAGCGTTTCCGAGGTTTCTGACGATAGCTCGACGAGTTTCGGCGTTTCGGCCTGCATCCGAAACGCTAGTTCGAAGGAATCGATAACGCCTTTCATCACCGAATCTTCGCCCACACGGGCTAACAATCGCTGGTTGGCCGCCTGGGTAAAATCGAGTTGATGCCGCTGAGAAGCAGGCGTGGATTGTGGGTCGTTCAAAAAGCGGATTGCCGACTCCTTGCGATCCTGCGAGAGTTTTCCGATTACCGTCGCTTGGTGGGCGGCCGGCAAAAAAGCTGAGCCACGCTGACGCAGGTCGCTCGCCGGATAAATGCTGATGTAACTGGGAACATTTTCATTCTCGGCGCCGAGCCCATAACTTACCCAAGCTCCCATGGACGGCCGCAGTTCGTTGAATACTCCGGTATTGAACTGCAGGATCGCCAGATCATGAGCTGGATTATCAACCTGCATGCCATGCAGGAAGCACAAGTCGTCGACGACGCCGGCGAGGCGGGGCAACAGCGTCGAGAGCATGATGCCCGACTGTCCACAAGGTTTGAACGGGGCCATCGGTCCGAGCGTGAGAAACTTCTCGGTGCCGACGGGAATGCCTTGTGGCAGGTCGGTCACGCCAACCCGTTCGCCATGGTCGCGAACGAGTCGTGGCTTGGGTGTGAATAAATCATGCTGCGACGGCCCTCCCGCCATGAACAAGAAAATCACGCGCTTCGCTCGCGGCGCGAAATGGGGAGCCTGTGAGGCAAGTGGCCGGTCCGTTGCGGCCGCAACATCGGCCAACATCGCGTGGAGTGCCACTCCACCAAATCCACAGGCAGCACACTGTAAAAACCGGCGGCGGTCGTGGACGGAAAAGTCCGGCAATCGCTTGTCGACACTCATCGAGCGGCCTCACAGTCGGAAAAGGAACTCATTCGATATCAGCAGAGCGTGGGCCAATTGTTGCCAGGCCGACACGCGGAATGTGTCTGAATCGGATACATCGGATGACACGGAATCTCGCACATTAGTGCTAGCCAGAAATGCCAGCGCATCACGGTATTCATCCGTTGTTGGCGGACGGTTCAATATGTGTCGATACAGAGCAGTCAAACGGGCCTCATCACCCGTTAATGCACGATCTGCTTGAATGCTCTTGACCAATCGCCCGGCAGCTTCTTTCAACAGTGGACCGTTGAGCAGAAAGAGTGCCTGGGAAGCGACCGCCGTGGTCGATCGTTCGCCCGTATACTGGGCCGGCTGCGGGAAATCGAAAAAGTTCAGCGGATCGGCTGGACCAGGCTGCTCGGACGAACGAACGATCGGCAGATAGATTGACCGCACGGAACGCTGATCTTCACGAAACCGTTTCCATCCGTAACTTATCGGATTCACGGACTTTGGCTCTAGTTCACCTACGTTTTCGATGAACTCGGTTGCAAGTGCCGAACCGCCCGCGGAAGCGGTGAGTTCACCGCTTACCGCCAATGCCGCATCGCGTAGCATTTCGGCCTCAAGTCGCCGCGGGCTCATACGCCATAGCATGCGGTTATCTGGATCCGCTGCCAGTTGAGAGGCGGCCGATGCGTCGGCCTCGGATCGCTGCCGATACGTTCGGCTGAGCACCAATTGCCTCAACAAACGTTTCTGGGACCAGCCAGCAGCAATGAATTGTTGTGCTATGTGATCGAGTAAATCGGGGTGGGTGGGGGTTTCACCGCGCACGCCAAAGTAGTCGGCCGAGGCCACGAGGCCGCGCCCGAACAATCGCTGCCAAAGCCGGTTCACGGTGACACGAGCAACCAAATGTTTTGCGGGGCCGACGAGCCAATCGGCGAGTTGCTTGCGACCGCTTTGATCCGCGGGCATCGCTGCCGCCGCGGTCGGCGCGATTACTTGGATAAAGCCGCGCGGCACGGTTTCACCGAGAACACGCGGATTGCCGCGGATGTGGATGTGTGCATCGGCAATCTCAGAGCCATCCTTAACTGCAAAGGCCACCGGCAGCGTCGGGCGAACATACTCCAAATGCCATAGCCTTTTTTGCAGGGATGATGACTTTTCCTGCAGTTCGGACCGTTGCTTCTCCAGTCCCTCAACTGATGCGGCGTCGGTGGAACCCGCATCACGCGGCGCCGCCTCGCTGCCGACAACCGGCATCGCCTGTTTCGCCGTGGCGATCTGGGAGTCGAGTCGCGAGATTAGCTGGTCAACTTCCGCACGCTCCTTTTGGGCTGCGGCCACGATCCGCTCGTGCTCCCGCACAGCGGCCTCCCGCGTCGTGAACTGGACAAGTGTCTCCGGTAACGGCGCCTTTGTTACTGAACTCCACACACCACGGTTGGTTTGGTAGGTGGACTCCGTGCTCGCGAAAATTCCAGCGAGGCGGTAATAATCTTGAAGCGTAATGGGGTCGAACTTATGGTCGTGGCAGCGGGCGCACTGCAACGTCATTCCCAAAAAAGATTTGCCGGTCTTTTCAATTTGCTGACCGACTAACTCGGTGCGCATGGCCAGCTTGTCGGATTCCACGATGTTCACGTTGCCGAGGACCAAGAAGCCGGTCGCTGTAATCTGGTCTCGCCGATCCTCGATAGTGCTCGCCGTCAACAAATCACCGGCCAATTGATCGCGGATAAATTGGTCAAACGGCTTATCCGCATTGAATGCGCGGATAACGTAATCGCGGTAACGCCAGGCCTCCTCGGCAGGCACGTTATTCGCCGAGCCAATTTGATCGGCGTAGCCGACAAGATCGAGCCACGGCCGTGCCCAACGTTCGCCAAACGCGCGCGATTCGAGCAGGCGATCGACAACCCGCTCGTATGCGCGCTCGCTGCTATCAGCAATAAACGAGTCGATTTCAGCCGGCGTCGGCGGCAATCCCGTGAGGTCGAACGACACCCGACGCAATAAGCTGTAACGGTTTGCATCAGGTGAAGGACGCCAACTGCGTCTTTCCAAGCGTGCCAAGATGAAACGGTCGACGTCCTTGATCGGCCACGAAGCGTCCGAGACGTTTGGCGGCTTCGATTCAGCCAGTGGTTGAAATGCCCAATGATTCTGAACTGCCGATGAATCGGCGGCTTCGACACCCTGCCCTGCCCCACCCTCGCGCGGATCGGGCGCACCCATCCGCACCCAGTTTTCGAGTACGGCGACTTCGTCACTTGCCAACCGGCGATCGGGCGGCATTTGCAGATCGTCATTCTGATAGCGCACCGCGCGAATCAGCAAACTCTCATCAGGCTTTTCTGGCACGATCGCCGGCCCGTGGTTGCCGCCACGCTGCCATCCGAGTCGCGTTTCCAGCGACAGCTCACCACTCCGCTTCTGGCCGGCGTGACACTCGTAGCACCGCTCAATGAGCAACGGCCGGACGTGCTGTTCGAAATAATTGCGCTGGGAACTCGCAGCGTCCGGTTGGTCGGCAGCGCCCATCGCGGTCGGCAACGCAACCGCCGTCATTACGGCCAACCGCACAAGCGACTGTTCGATGCGCGTTCCCATAATACCACAGGATCACCAGGAGATGATCGAACGAAGTTACGATGACTTTTCGAACCGTGCCGGCGTGATCATGACCACCCTATTTCGCCAGTGTATTCGATGGACGAATTCCAGACAGGCTCACTTAGCTCAAAATTTGTTGCACGACATTGCCGTGCACATCCGTAAGACGGTAATCACGGCCCTGAAATCGGTACGTCAAACGTAGATGGTCAATTCCCAGGCAGCGTAACACCGTCGCATTCAAGTCGTGGATGTGGACGGGGTCTTGAATTATGTTGTAGCAGTAATCGTCGGTCATTCCGTAGCTGATCCCTGGCTTGATGCCGCCGCCGGCCAGCCACATCGAAAAACAGCGGCCATGATGGTCGCGACCATGATTGTCTTTCGTGAGCATGCCTTGCGAATACACGGTTCGCCCGAACTCGCCGCCAAAAATCACCAGCGTATCCTCCAGCAAACCGCGTTGCTTCAGGTCCTTAATTAATGCCGCACTAGGTTGGTCCACATCCTGGCACTGCCCGCGTAATTGCTGGGGGAGATTGTTGTGCTGATCCCAGCCGCGGTGCATGATTTGCACGAATCGCACGCCTCGTTCCACCATCCGCCTGGCAAGTAAGCAATTGCGAGCATAACCGCCATCGGTGGCGTCATCGCGCACACCGTAGGCCTTCAGTACGTGCTCCGGTTCCTGCGACAGATCGGTTAGCTCCGGAACCGACGACTGCATGCGAAAGGCCATTTCATACTGGGCAATTCGGGTTTGAATCTCTGGGTCGCCGCTCGATTCCCCGGCAATCAAGTTCAAATCGCGGATGCCGTCGAGAAGCGCTCGGCGATTCTCGCGGGCGATCCCATCGGGATTGGAAAGAAACAGCACCGGGTCGGTGCCGGAACGAAAGCGAACACCCTGATGCCGTGACGGCAGAAAACCACTTCCCCAGAGCCGTGAAAAAATTGGCTGGTCCGTTTTGTTGCCGCTGCCCTGCGAAATCAACACGACAAAGGCCGGAAGATTTTCGCTCTCCGTTCCCAGGCCGTAGCTCAGCCACGCACCCAGGCTTGGCCGCCCGGGCTGTTGCGAGCCGGTTTGAATGTAGGTCGTTGCCGGATCGTGGTTGATTGCCTCGGTGTGCAACGATTTAACGATCGCAATGTCATCGGCGATTT is a window of Pirellulales bacterium DNA encoding:
- a CDS encoding M20/M25/M40 family metallo-hydrolase, producing MDAIASLLGDLIALPTVNPMGRPCSRNTPIERPVIEYLEQRFARYDVPLERQPCSPIHESLLVTVPGHAREPGTLIESHIDTVPADDWPDRAFRPRHEGNVVFGRGACDDKGSLAAMVAALQTILESGERPQQTIWFLAAGDEEYGQTGIRHFLQTQDLPIGRAIFGEPTDCVPIVQHKGTIRWDLTVHGRSAHTSQPALGHNAILDA
- a CDS encoding amidohydrolase, with amino-acid sequence MADRTTTHAPPAAGHFIDAHVHVWTDDFERYPFAAGFTREGIKPRRFTPADLLELCIPLGVDRIVLIQMNFYGYDNSYMLDSIRRHPGVFAGIAQVDEHGTDPAAEMRRLKQAGVRGVRITPGSRKENGWLDGVGMRAMWKTAAQEQMAMCPLIDATRLPDVDRTCRAFPETCVVIDHCARIRGGGQFHADEIQNLCSLARHKNVYVKLSAFYFLSSLGPPYTDVAPLIRSLLAAFGPQRLMWATDSPFQFQPPHTYAASLELIRDRLDFVPTSDRQWLLQRTAESVFFG
- a CDS encoding Gfo/Idh/MocA family oxidoreductase; translation: MIDPVLIGVVGLGNFGRLHALTLRGLAEARLVGLVDRRAEAIEAAQRDFKNIPLWSDVTRAIQECDAEAWVVASSTASHVTITQSLLAAGRYVLVEKPLAEHLADAESLRPVVAANNGQLMAGHIVLFNSEFRQLLNEVHKRGPLSFIDSVRHRPIATMQRLPGESPFHLLMVHDLYCVLALMNRAEAQHFSAQAHYAADGACDLAVAQMRWANGAVCSLTASFLTPDGMPDDGFDRLEVFGQGWSARIQPNPRPLHVWDDRARWPSALEIHTEPNSPSGMLAEELRCFCRVVRGLEPVPLGATYEDALQVLRWVDRLEAAANAG
- a CDS encoding L-rhamnose/proton symporter RhaT; this translates as MSNNPAIGLALITLAGIATACFYAPFKRVRGWAWETYWLAFGVVSWVIGPWLAAWLTAPHLLQILADTPLLSLLLTFVLGALWGVGSLTGGMALRYLGMSLGWAIPLGLCAALGTLLPPAFDGRFHELLDRTSGRITLVSVLVGLVGIAICAKAGMLKDGELSREQKQESIREFDLVQGLLMSVVSGVMSACMAFGIAYGKPISESALRHGTPEIWQNTPLFAVVLLGGFVTNCAWCLFLGFRNRTIGAFLGSGGMHLAINYLLCALAGSLWFMQWLFYGMGETKLGEYKFAGWSVLMVCIIIFSNLWGLAFREWAGTSRTTRLWLFAGLIVLAASALMTGSGSYLAAFEAGQSSG
- a CDS encoding DUF1501 domain-containing protein produces the protein MSVDKRLPDFSVHDRRRFLQCAACGFGGVALHAMLADVAAATDRPLASQAPHFAPRAKRVIFLFMAGGPSQHDLFTPKPRLVRDHGERVGVTDLPQGIPVGTEKFLTLGPMAPFKPCGQSGIMLSTLLPRLAGVVDDLCFLHGMQVDNPAHDLAILQFNTGVFNELRPSMGAWVSYGLGAENENVPSYISIYPASDLRQRGSAFLPAAHQATVIGKLSQDRKESAIRFLNDPQSTPASQRHQLDFTQAANQRLLARVGEDSVMKGVIDSFELAFRMQAETPKLVELSSETSETLSLYGVGTDPTDKNGRACLLARRLCEAGVRFVQVTMDGWDHHGDIRGGLPKMCAASDQPVAALITDLKRRGLLDDTLVIWSGEFGRTPWSQDLSGTAPIEKHGREHQPQSFTSFLAGGGVRGGIGYGETDEFGYQVMSGRVHIHDLHATILHLLGLEHERLTYRHAGRDYRLTDVYGSVVREILA
- a CDS encoding PSD1 domain-containing protein yields the protein MGTRIEQSLVRLAVMTAVALPTAMGAADQPDAASSQRNYFEQHVRPLLIERCYECHAGQKRSGELSLETRLGWQRGGNHGPAIVPEKPDESLLIRAVRYQNDDLQMPPDRRLASDEVAVLENWVRMGAPDPREGGAGQGVEAADSSAVQNHWAFQPLAESKPPNVSDASWPIKDVDRFILARLERRSWRPSPDANRYSLLRRVSFDLTGLPPTPAEIDSFIADSSERAYERVVDRLLESRAFGERWARPWLDLVGYADQIGSANNVPAEEAWRYRDYVIRAFNADKPFDQFIRDQLAGDLLTASTIEDRRDQITATGFLVLGNVNIVESDKLAMRTELVGQQIEKTGKSFLGMTLQCARCHDHKFDPITLQDYYRLAGIFASTESTYQTNRGVWSSVTKAPLPETLVQFTTREAAVREHERIVAAAQKERAEVDQLISRLDSQIATAKQAMPVVGSEAAPRDAGSTDAASVEGLEKQRSELQEKSSSLQKRLWHLEYVRPTLPVAFAVKDGSEIADAHIHIRGNPRVLGETVPRGFIQVIAPTAAAAMPADQSGRKQLADWLVGPAKHLVARVTVNRLWQRLFGRGLVASADYFGVRGETPTHPDLLDHIAQQFIAAGWSQKRLLRQLVLSRTYRQRSEADASAASQLAADPDNRMLWRMSPRRLEAEMLRDAALAVSGELTASAGGSALATEFIENVGELEPKSVNPISYGWKRFREDQRSVRSIYLPIVRSSEQPGPADPLNFFDFPQPAQYTGERSTTAVASQALFLLNGPLLKEAAGRLVKSIQADRALTGDEARLTALYRHILNRPPTTDEYRDALAFLASTNVRDSVSSDVSDSDTFRVSAWQQLAHALLISNEFLFRL
- a CDS encoding DUF1501 domain-containing protein translates to MSIQLLRRHFLQSASLGLGTAALASLLQAERAVSAGVPGVLARTHFPARAKRVIYLFMSGGPSHIDLFDYKPALRKHHGEELPASVRMGQRITGMTSGQTSFPCVAPMVRFDQHGASGTWLSELLPHTGEIADDIAIVKSLHTEAINHDPATTYIQTGSQQPGRPSLGAWLSYGLGTESENLPAFVVLISQGSGNKTDQPIFSRLWGSGFLPSRHQGVRFRSGTDPVLFLSNPDGIARENRRALLDGIRDLNLIAGESSGDPEIQTRIAQYEMAFRMQSSVPELTDLSQEPEHVLKAYGVRDDATDGGYARNCLLARRMVERGVRFVQIMHRGWDQHNNLPQQLRGQCQDVDQPSAALIKDLKQRGLLEDTLVIFGGEFGRTVYSQGMLTKDNHGRDHHGRCFSMWLAGGGIKPGISYGMTDDYCYNIIQDPVHIHDLNATVLRCLGIDHLRLTYRFQGRDYRLTDVHGNVVQQILS